A DNA window from Streptomyces sp. 71268 contains the following coding sequences:
- a CDS encoding ATP-binding protein produces MLADFRRPSHGEADGRLLDRHFTARDLPLLRVLVEERAAWAGLPEARRGDFVLAVDEIATNAIEHAGGRGHLVLRRVDGELECTISDSGPGFSEEVIPDVLPGLDGAHSGRGLWLTRLVSDRLAVRAGSVGSIVTLAMRVR; encoded by the coding sequence GTGCTAGCCGATTTCCGCCGCCCCTCCCACGGCGAGGCGGACGGACGCCTGCTGGACCGTCACTTCACCGCGCGCGACCTGCCGTTGCTGCGGGTCCTGGTGGAGGAGCGCGCCGCGTGGGCCGGGCTGCCCGAGGCCCGCCGAGGGGACTTCGTGCTGGCCGTGGACGAGATCGCCACCAACGCGATCGAGCACGCGGGCGGCCGGGGCCACCTGGTGCTGCGCCGCGTCGACGGCGAACTGGAGTGCACCATCAGCGACAGCGGCCCCGGCTTCAGCGAGGAGGTCATCCCGGACGTGCTCCCCGGGCTCGACGGGGCGCACAGCGGGCGCGGCCTGTGGCTGACCCGACTCGTCTCGGACCGGCTCGCGGTCAGGGCGGGGAGCGTCGGCTCCATCGTCACGCTGGCGATGCGCGTGCGCTAG